The Candidatus Nezhaarchaeota archaeon DNA window TGAGCTTAGAGCTCAATGCGATGCGGTGATGGTTGGAGCTAATACTGTGATCATAGACGATCCATCTCTTCGCTTGAAGTATGTTGAGGGAAGGAACCCTGATAGAATAATAGTTGACGGGATGCTTCGAACTCCTCTAAATGCTAGAGTTTACACCCTCAGGACAGCTAAGACTTTGGTTCTAACAACCAGAATGGCTCCATCAGACAAGGTTGAAAAGCTAAGGAGCATGGGAGTGGAGGTCTTGCTCTTAGCAGAAAGACCTCCAATAAACATGAGAAAGGCTATGGAGGTCCTTGGCTCCCTTGGCTACAAAACGATAATGGTTGAAGGAGGTGGAGAGCTTATATGGTACTTGTTCAAGAATTGCGTGGTTAACGAGCTTAGGGTAACGATAGCTCCTTACATATTCGGTGGCAGAGAATCCGTGAGTCTCGTTATGGGAGAGGGGTTCTCCACAACTGCTGAATCGCCAATATTCAAGCTGAGGTCTATTGAGCGTTGCTTATGTGGCAACGAGATCCACTTAATATACGATGTTGAGTACAGGGTTAGAGACCATGATAGTAAATGTTAAGCTAGCTCTCTTAGGCGAGGACCTCAATGTTCGAAGGAGGATTAGCATAGAGTTCGAAGACGGTATTATAGAATCGATAGTCGATGGTTTCAGGAGCGGAGGGCTAACCTTCAAGAATGGAGTAGCTCTTCCAGCGTTAGTGAATGCACATATCCATGTACTAGACTTCGCCTTCCAAGAGGTAGGTCTAAACCTAAGATTATCAAAGCTAGTGAGCGAACCTCATGGTCTCAAGCACAAGCTCATAGCAAAGCTAAATCCCTACACGGTGCTTCGCGCTTCCTTAAGTCTCTTCAATAGACTTGTTAAGCAAGGGGTGTACACAGCAATAGTCTTCTGTGAGAGGTTTGAGATTATTGATTACATGAAGCAAGCTTCTCGACGAGCAAATTTGAATGCAGTAATCCTAACAAGACCGAAAAAAACGAACTCTACATTGTTAATTGATGAAGCGCTTAGAAACTCTAACGGTCTTGGTCTCGACTCTCCTTTGAGATACGACGTCAATGAACTTGTAGAGATGAGAGACAAGTGCGCTAAGAAAGGACTTCTCAAAGCCGTCCACGTGTCAGAGACCCCAGAAACCCATGAAAAGGGTGACTTCAAGCTTGCGCTGAACTTCTTGGAATCGGACCTGATGGTTCACGGCGTCTACTTAGAAGAGGATGAGATCCGTGAACTATCATCAAGGGGTGTTAGCCTAGCGATATGTCCAAGATCTAATATGTGGTTCTCCTCGGGACTTCCACCTCTAAGTGAGCTCTTCAAGCATAACGTCAACATGGTGTTGGGAACAGATAATGCTGGCTGGGTAAACCCGGATATTTGGAGGGAATTAGAGACGCTGTTCAATGTGGCGAGACTTCAAGGTCTACGTTTGGATCCAAGAGAGCTATTGAAAATAGCCACGGTCAACGTGAATAAAGTGAGGAACTTGAAGGTTCCAAGCAACATATTAGAAGAAGGATCTCCAGCAAATTTCATCGTGTTGAGTGGTGAGGAGCTAGGCCTAAGGTTCTCGAGGAACGTGTATGCCTCCATAGTCAAAAGGGGGTCGGCTGAGGCCGTGATCTTCAGGTCGTTTAGCAGTTAGTTGTTATACACCTTAATTATCTCGTAAGTAGTGGTTCGCTGTGCAGGTATCCTTCCAATGCCTCTGATCAGCTCTATCAGCTCCTTGACATCCATGCATGTGCCGTAAGGTGAGCCAGCAGCTCTAGATATGTTCTCTTCCATCAAGGTTCCGCCAACATCATTAGCTCCAGCTTGTAACATCATCTGAACCATTTTGGGGCCCAGCTTGACCCATGATGCTTGGATGTTCCTTATGTACCCTAAGAAGAATAACCTCGAAACTGCATGCACCTTTAAGTCCTCTAACCATGTCGTTCCAGGTCTACTTACCCCCTCTTTATAGAGCTTAGTCTTGTAGTGGACGAATGGTAATAGGACGAATTCGGTGAACCCTTTAGTCTCACTTTGTATGTCCCTAATTATCTTCATGTGTCTCACTCTATGCTCATTACCATCTACGTGCCCGTACATCATGGTGGCAGTTGTTGGTATCCCAAGCTTATGTGCCTCTCTTACTATTTCAATCCATTGAATAGTCGATATTTTTCGAGGAGCAATTACCTTCCTAACATCGTCATCAAGAATTTCAGCAGCCGTTCCAGGCATACTGTCAAGCCCAGCTTCTCTAAGCATCTTCAAAGCCTCTCGGTAGTGAACCTCAAGGCTTGAAGCTATGTAGTGAACCTCTTGAGGCGAAAATGCGTGTATGTGGATTTCTGGGATCTTTTCTTTAATCCCCTTTAGGACCCTGAAATAGTACTCAGGGGGCACCTTCGGGTTTATTGCTCCTTGAATGCAAACCTCTGTCGCGCCCCTCTTCCAGGCCTCATAGGCTTTGGATACCACCTCATCTACGCTGAGTAAGTAGCCATCGGGAGAGCCCACGGGCTTTGAATATGCACAGAATGGACATAGGACCACACACTCATTAGTGAAGTTTATGTTCCTGTTAACCACAAACGTTACGATATCTCCTACGCAAACCCTCCTAACGTAATCGGCTACGAGAGCTAATATCAATGCCTCCTCATAGCTTGAGTTTAACAACCTCAATGCCTCCTTTTCATCTATTGCCTTACATGATAGAGCCTTTTCAATAATGGATGAGAATTCAGGATCATGATCTTTCAATGACTTCTCCAAGATCTCCAAGCTAATAGGCATCCTCTCCTCTCCTCACTAAACCATCCTCATCCACTAAGCTCTCGATCCTCTCCTTCAATGTCTCTGGTATCCACCTTTTAGAGATGAAGAGCGGATAAACTGGCAACCTCTCCCTAAGCTCGAAACCCATTTTCTCAGTGACCTCCTTCACGGAGCTTATCTTAGGCCATGGATATGCTATGTTCACAAAGTCTGGCGTCAACGGTGATATTCCTCCCCAATCGCTCACTCCAGCTAGTAAATAGGTATGATAAGCCTTTGGGTTTAAGTTTGGAGGGGCTTGTACCGCAACTTCCCCCTTAAATATCAGCCTAGCTATTGCTATTGTCTTCAAAACCTCTAGCAGGCTAGGAGGCTTGTGATTGCTCATTGGCGTCCCGGGCTCAGGCATGAAGTTTTGAACTATAACTTCTTGTATATTACCATATACCTCGTGCACCTTCTTTATAGCTATGAGAGAGTCGATTCGCTCCTCCCACGTCTCACCAATGCCTATCAGAATCCCGGTCGTGAAAGGTATTCTCAGCTCGCCAGCCTCTCTTATCATCCTCAATCTAACCCTTGGGTCCTTTGATGGTGACTTCTCGTGAGGCATCCCCTTTTCCATAAGCCTTTCGCTTATCGATTCAAGCATGAGCCCCATGCTAGCATTAAACGGTCTGAGCTCAGCCATCTCGGACTTCGTGAGAACGCCGATGTTCGTGTGAGCCATCATCTTGTTAGTCTCTCTTAGAACTCTCTCCTCGAAGTCCCTAACATACTCCAAGGTCGAGCTATAGCCCATTAACTTTAGTGCTCTCTTAGCTTCTTCGTGAACCTCCTCTGGTCTCTCACCAGTACTTACGAGGACCTCCTTAGCCTTGAGTCTCTCACCAGCCTTAACTATGCTCATGGCTTTCTCCATGCTCATATAGGGCTCTCTCGCCTGAACCCTAAAGCCACAGTATGCGCATTGGTTCCTGCACATCCTCGTTAGTGGTATGAAGACTTTCCTCGAGTAGGTCGTCAACCTGCCAAAGTGCTTGAGACGTATCATCAGAGCTGCACTGAGGAGCATTGGCAGCTCATTGGCGCCTGCCTTAGCTAGCAACAGAGCATCCTCTCGTGTTAAATCCTTATCCTCTTCAACACATCTGGTAAGGACCTCGATGACCTCACTCATACTTCCTTCCCATCGTGAAGCTCAGCTTCATGAGACTATGAAACGTCTCTTAGACCCTCTAAGAACGCTCTAACGCTTTTCCCTAGAACTGAGTGATTGTATCCTCCCTCCAGGGCCGCGAAAATGACCCCCTTACATTTGTTCAATGAGAACCCCCTCAAAATCCTACCTATCTCGTAGTAATCCTCCGTCTTCAACATTCTCCCCCAATCTCTCTCATGTCTATCAAAACCAGCAGATACTGCCAACATATCGTATTCACCTTGTTTTTCAAGGAAATCTTTAAGCTCAGCTATCTGCTCAGTCCTGGGCTTGCATGGTAAGTGGAAGTACTTAACTTCTAAGCTTCCAGAGAATACGTTTGCAGTACCATCACCGAAGTGTAAGTCGAAATCAACAATCAAGGCTTTACGTATTTTCTTCATCTTAAGCATCTTCATAACGGCTATGGCGATGTTGTTGAAGTAACAGAACCCCCAAGCATGATCCCTACTGGCATGATGTCCTGGAGGTCTTATCAATGCAAACGCAGCCTCACCGCTTAACGCTATTTGAGCAGCCTCTATAGCCCCTCCAGCAGCCAACAGAGCCATGGAATAAACTTGCTCAAGCCTCTTCACCCTTTCCACGTGATCTCGAGAATGGATTAAGAGGACGTCGTCTTCGGAGGCTGGTGAACAGCTAACGAACTCAAAACGACCCTTAATCTCATTTACAATGCTCTCCATTCTACCTGGTGTAGCTGCGGGGTCGCTACTATACACATTGTAGAACCTTTCGTCGAAGACTACCTTAACCATTATTCTCCAAACCAGAGATTTCGTGAGGAGGTATTTACGCACTCTCCTAGTGAGGGCTAGGAATTTTGTTGGTGCCCCGGGTGGGACTTGAACCCACGACAATCCGGTCTTCAGCCGGACGCTCTCCCTCTGAGCTACCGGGGCCCCTCAGGCATCTAATGGGCCCGGTGGGATTTGAACCCACGACCACTCGGTTATGAGCCGAGCGCTCTGCCGGGCTGAGCTACGGGCCCCAACTCACGAAAATGCATAGAAGAAATTTAAGGTTTATCCCGAATAACTTAATGAAGCATCAGAGGACAGGGCCTCAAACATTCGCATCATTTACTTAAGGCCTCTTAAGATTATATCAGGTCACTAAGTGATGGCTAGCATGAGGTTAAGTTCAGCACCAGAAACCCTCTTCACGAAGTCCGTCAATCTAGCCCTCATCATCTAGTAAGACTAGTGAGGAGCACATCTTAATATAGATTCAATAAACCCCCTAATTAACAGCATACTTAAATAAAACCTCTATTAAGATATGGAGGGACAAGCCCCGGTGGTGTAGCCCGGTCTAGCATGTAGGCCTGTCGAGCCTGCGACCCGGGTTCAAATCCCGGCCGGGGCGCTATTCAGCTAAGCCCTCTCCTTACTTGCCGTAAAGGTAATAATACTTCTCTGCAACACTTATACCATGTCCCAGCTTAGAATAAGTGAAGAGCTTTATCCTCGTTTAACAGTCCTTATAACTACCTGTAGTAAAGACGGATCGTACAACGTTGCGACTTTCTCATTCATAATGCCAGTTTCCTTTGAGCCCAAGTACCTGGCCTTTTCGATATCACCCTTTAGGCAGACATTTAAGAACCTAAAGGAAGTCGGAGAGTTTGTTGTCAATATTCCGACAGAGGACATGCTACAGAAAGTTTGGATTTGTGGAACGAAGTCTGGGAAGGATGTAAATAAATTCGATTTAGCTAGGTTGGAGATCATTGAGAGCAAGAAGGTTAGGCCTCCAAGGATAAAGGATTGTCCAATACAATTAGAGTGTAAGGTAGAGTTCATGAAGGAGTTTGGGGATCACTACATAGTAGTTGGTAAGGTGGTTGAAGAGCATGTGGAGAGAGGGTTTTTCAAACCAATTCTACATTACTCCGGAAAACAATTCTTTAAAGTAGGCGAGATGATAACAGCCTAATAACATTGGAACCTTGATCGATCATATTTTCTCCATTGAGAATATGTTGCCATTCCCAAACAATACATTGTAGAGAGGGGCGTTATTGCAGTTCGTAGACAAGCTCTTTAGATGAAGTAAGCCTAGATTCGACGCGATTATTCAACGTAATAAGGCATTAAGCATTCCATCGAGTTAATAATGACCTAAAGAAACATAGCGGCTAGGGAAAAATTAAAAATCTTTGAAAAACATAAAAAGAAAGCTTAAATTCAGAATAGAAATGGCGAAGTTAGGTGCGATGAGGTATCTTATTGTTGCTGTTGTAATTGTTGTTATAGCTTTGGGCGTATAGTACATTTACCTTAGCCAACCACCTGCACCAGTAAAATGAGAGATAGGCACCATTAAAGTTACAGCCCTCGGATCAATAGCATTTGTAGTTGGACAAAGTATGTTAACAGTGGCACAAATTTACGCTGAGTGGGTGAATCAGGAAGGTGGCATAAAGATTAATGGCAAGACCTACTACATAGAGATGGTGTCAAAGGATACCAATGAAAATGAATATGTTATTCCCTTAAACCCTAAGTCAGGCACCTTCTTCATACCAATGGTTACGTGGCTCTGCATAGGTGTAACTGCTGCTACAAAGTCCAGGCCGTATGGAGCTTGCCATAAGAATTTGTATCTCTGAACGAACTCATCGGGAAACTTTACTGCCTCTCCTCGTAATCCCTTTTCAACAAACTTTTTCTGTAAAATTGTGTAAAGAGACTTTTTCTCTCCAGCATGGAATTATTTCTGTGACGAGGGGCTTATATTCTTCATCAAATAGAGATGTAGCTAACTCCATTAAGCATCTTGGAGAGAGACTTGCTATACCATCGGGAAAGTTCTCCTTGTATTTTCTCTGGCTGGTATCTACAGAGCAGTGGCATAATGATTTCTCTATGATAGGGACCGAATACCTCTATAGCTAATAGCTAATAGTATTGCTTCCCTTTTCCCTGTCCAGCACCCAACTATCAACTCCTCATCCTCAATTCTAATCTTCATGTTTCTAATAGTTTCGCGAAACGCTAATGCAGCACGCATACATGGACCTATCGGCTGTCTTTCAGTAGCCTGATATACTCGAGTATACCATAGCATTACTTTCAATATCTGTTCGAAGCGGGGTCGATAGTATCTTCTCCTTGTACTTCCTAATGCGTTCTGGTACTTCGATCTCTTCTTTTTTAAACTCCAAGGATATTCCTACTTTACAACTTTTTCCATTAAAGATGCTCCTCTTTGCATTCTTCTCCTAATCCTTATGTAGAAAATTTACTATTGTAGTGAAGCTTTTATGTCATTACAAAATATCTATACGTGAAGTAAAACTTAGTGAACAAATGTAATACAGTTATTTGAGAAATTTTTCTTTTCTTGTTAACATAACTCTACCTCTAATCTTCAACTAGAGAAGTACCTGATCCTGATTAGGTAAAACTAGGAAAAACCAGATGAGAGATAGGGAAACGTTATTAACGATATTCTGTCGCTAGCAGTATGTAGAGCCAATTTCATATCTTCAGCATTTAGGTTCGAAGAAGCTTTTAAAGTACACCAATCTCCCAAATTAACTGGGTGAACAGGAGCTTGGGTCTTGAAATAAGGAGTGTATGTGTCATAGGAGCTGGCCTTATGGGGCATGGCATAGCTCAAGTGTTCGCTATGAATGGATACCAAGTAAACCTAGTAGACATATCCGATGACATACTAAATAAAGCTCTTGAGAAGATAAAGTGGAGCTTAAACAAGCTAGCTGAGAAGGGGGCTTTAAAGGAAGATGTAGGGTCAGTAATGAAGAGGATAAGAACGACAATCAACCTTCTTGATGCAGTAAGAGATGTTGACTTTGTCATCGAAGCTGTTCCTGAGAGGTTAGACTTGAAGAACAAGATATTTGCAGAGATAGATTCTGTAGCACCAAAACACTGCATCTTCTGTTCAAACACTAGTGGTTTACCCATCACGCTCATGGCTGAAGCAACTAAGAGACCCGAGAAAGTCATTGGGATGCACTGGTTTAATCCTCCTCAACTAATGAGGCTCGTCGAGGTTATAAAGACTAAGTACTCATCTGATGAAGCTTTACAAATAGTCTTTGAATTGTCAAAGAGACTTGGCAAGACGCCTATACTAGTGAAGAGGGACGTTAGAGGCTTTATAGCTAATCGAGTTTATGGGGTGATAGGAAATGAAGCTCTATTGATGTATTTGAGGGGCGAAGCTGAACCAATAGAGATAGACGCTGCATGCCGATATAAGCTCAAGCTACCACTAGGTCCCTTCGAGCTCTCAGACTTCACTGGAAGCGTCGATATACGAGTTTCTGCTCGTGCATTAATGGAGGAGATACTCAAGAGATACCCTGAATGGGAGCCGCACAAAGAGCTTCTTGAATTTGAGAATGCAACCTTCAAGCTAATCAAAGAACGCTATGATAAGGGCTTGCTTGGCGTCAAAACCGGGCAAGGCTTTTACAAGTACCCCGAACCAGGAAAGTGGGTTAGACCAGATATACCGGAAAAATACGCAGAGAAGATAGATCCACTTGAAGTAGTGGCTCCAGCAATAAACGTCTCAGCATGGCTTATTAGGAACGGTATAGTAACAGCACAGGATATTGATACTGCACTTAAGTTAGGCTACAACTTCCCAATGGGGTTATTAGAATACGCTGATGCAATTGGCTTGGACAACGTTGTTAAGGTGCTTGAAGCTAAAGCTAAGAAAGTGAAAGAGCCCTATGCCGTCATCTATAAACCAGACGAGCTTCTCTTAAAACTAGTGAGAGAGGGTAAACTGGGTAAAAAGAGCGGTGAAGGCTTCTATAAGTATTAGTAATGAAGGAGAAGAAGATTGCATACTAAAGACTTTTCTTAATTTTTGTACCTCTTCACAGTCTAAATCTCTCAATAACTACGCATTTACTATGATCTTTTGGAGGAGCGCTTATGAGGGGAGAAGTAGCGGTCATAGGGGTTGGGCATACGGTCTTTGGAGATCATCCTGAAAAGACGTATCCACAACTTTTTGCGGAAGCATTTTGGGAGGCAGTAGAGAGTGTAGATAAAGGCATAAACCCCAAGGAGATTAAAGCTGCCTTCATAGGCACCTTAGGATCAGGAGGTTCTCAGCTTGGTAACCTCTCATGCGCTATAACTGGTGACCTCAACATAGTCCCAATACCGGCAGTACGTGTTGAAAATGCTTGCGCATCATCAGGGTTTGCCTTCATGCTCGGCGTCATGAGCATAGCTTCTGGGTTATACGATGTGGTTTTAGTGGGAGGAGTCGAGAAGATGAGAGACGTCGCAGGATTAAGAGGGAGGTATTGGCTTGGAGTATCAGGCGATACTCTTTGGGAGAGACTTGCTGGTGCAACCTTTCCGGGAATGTATGCTTTGATAGCTACTAGGCATATGGAACAATATGGGACGAAACCTGAGCATTTGGCTATGGTAGCCGTAAAGAATCACTATTATGGAGCTGAAAACCCTAAAGCACAGTTTAAGAGAAAAATAGACATTGAGACAGCCTTAAAATCGCCAATAGTCGCTGGACCACTTAGATTGTACGATTGTTGTCCGACTAGTGATGGAGCTACGGCTGTAATCATATGTAAGAGCGATATAGCGAGGAGGTATACAGACTCACCAGTTTACGTTCTAGGTTTTGGGGCTGCAACAGATTACATAGCAGTATACGAGCGTGAGGACATAACAACTTTGAGAGCTACTATAGAGGCTAGTAGGAGTGCCTATCGAATGGCTGGAATTGAACCAGTGGATGTGGATTTAGCTGAGGTCCATGATTGCTTCACGATAGCTGAAATTTTAGCTTACGAGGACCTCGGATTCTGTAGGAAAGGAGAGGGAGGGAAGCTAATAGAGGAAGGTCAAACCTACATTGGTGGAAAAATTCCAGTAAACGTTAGTGGAGGATTGAAAGCAAAAGGTCATCCAATAGGTGCTACAGGAACAGCTCAAGTCTATGAGATATTTAAGCAATTAAGGAACGAGGCCAAAGAACGTAGTAGACAAGTACCAGGAGCTGAAATAGGGCTGACCCACAATGTGGGAGGCTCTGGTGGGACATGTATAGTACACATATTTGGATTGAGGAGGTAATGGCATGATTGCGGGGATTTTGGACTATAGTATCTATGTTCCGAAATACCGTGTAAAAGCTGAAGACATTAGGAAAGCGTGGGGGGAGTTTCTAGGCACTGGAGTGGCTGAAAAAGCTGTTTGCTATCCAGACGAGGACGTCATCACTATGGCTGCTGAGGCCTGCATGGGAATTGTGAAGAGAGGTATTGTAAATTTAGAAGACGTTAGTGCCGTATTTTTCGCCACGACAACTTCTCACTATGTCGAGAAAGAGCTCGCTTCAACTTTGACGACCTTCTTAGGCATCTCGAAAGCATATACGTTAAATCTCGGCTATTCAGTAAGGAGCGGGACCTCCGCTCTAATAGCAGCCTCAACTTACGTGAAGAGCACAAGCGAAAAGGCTTTAGTGATAGCAGCAGACACTCCACGATCAAGCTTATTTGAATCTATAGAGCATGAAGCGGGTTGTGGAGCAGCAGCATTCGTAGTTCAAGGGAAGACTGGCGATGCTGTTGCTGTAATTGAAGAATTTGCTGCCGAGAGCTATGAGGTTCTTGGAGATAGATATAGAGTTGATGGTGAGGAGAGGCCGAGAAGTATGGAAGTGAGAGCTTATAACACAAAGATGTTTAGAGAGATAACGTCTAAATGCATAAAGAACTTACTTAACAAATTGAATCGCAACATAGACGCGTACAACCACATTATCGTCTCTCCTCCAATCGATGGAGGAAGAGTCTCCACGGACATCACTCGTAGCATAGGCGGTTCGCCTGAGAAAGTAAGTATGCCAATGATCTCGAACATTATTGGTGATTGTGGATGCGCAACACCGCTCATAAGCTTAGCATACGTGCTTGACTCGTCAAAACCTGGAGAGAAGATACTGTTAGCATCATACGGCTATGGAGGAGGGTGCGATGCCTTAAGCATATTTGTGACTGAAAGGGCAATCGACTTACAAAGCAGGAAACTAAAAGTGAAAGATTACTTGGACTCTAAGGAGTACATAGACTTCAAGACATACTTGAGATATAGGAACTTAGCTAAATAAGAGGTGAAGGTTGTTGGCCTACATTCCAGTACCCATGTATTGGGGGAGGATACCGGAGAAGTATCGCTTAATAGGATATAGATGCAAGAAGTGCGGTACAATTAACTTCCCATATCGTAGTGCTTGCAAAAATTGTGGCTCAAAAGCTGATTATGAGGAAGTGAAGCTAAGCTGGAGGGGTAAGGTGTACTCTTACAGTGTAATAGCTGCTGGAGGCTCTCCACCCGAATTTGCTAGCTTCGAGAGAGCTGTCGGTCAGTACCCCATAGCCATAGTTGAATTAGACGGAGGACCAAGGATAATGGTTCAACTGACTGAGTGCAAGCCTGAAGAGGTTAGGATAGGTATGGAGGTTGAAGCAACTTTAAGGAAGATATACGAAGATGAAGGGGTAGTAAGGTACGGTATAAAGTTCAAGCCTGT harbors:
- a CDS encoding Zn-ribbon domain-containing OB-fold protein, with protein sequence MLAYIPVPMYWGRIPEKYRLIGYRCKKCGTINFPYRSACKNCGSKADYEEVKLSWRGKVYSYSVIAAGGSPPEFASFERAVGQYPIAIVELDGGPRIMVQLTECKPEEVRIGMEVEATLRKIYEDEGVVRYGIKFKPVRIKQ
- a CDS encoding amidohydrolase family protein; protein product: MIVNVKLALLGEDLNVRRRISIEFEDGIIESIVDGFRSGGLTFKNGVALPALVNAHIHVLDFAFQEVGLNLRLSKLVSEPHGLKHKLIAKLNPYTVLRASLSLFNRLVKQGVYTAIVFCERFEIIDYMKQASRRANLNAVILTRPKKTNSTLLIDEALRNSNGLGLDSPLRYDVNELVEMRDKCAKKGLLKAVHVSETPETHEKGDFKLALNFLESDLMVHGVYLEEDEIRELSSRGVSLAICPRSNMWFSSGLPPLSELFKHNVNMVLGTDNAGWVNPDIWRELETLFNVARLQGLRLDPRELLKIATVNVNKVRNLKVPSNILEEGSPANFIVLSGEELGLRFSRNVYASIVKRGSAEAVIFRSFSS
- a CDS encoding thiolase domain-containing protein, whose amino-acid sequence is MRGEVAVIGVGHTVFGDHPEKTYPQLFAEAFWEAVESVDKGINPKEIKAAFIGTLGSGGSQLGNLSCAITGDLNIVPIPAVRVENACASSGFAFMLGVMSIASGLYDVVLVGGVEKMRDVAGLRGRYWLGVSGDTLWERLAGATFPGMYALIATRHMEQYGTKPEHLAMVAVKNHYYGAENPKAQFKRKIDIETALKSPIVAGPLRLYDCCPTSDGATAVIICKSDIARRYTDSPVYVLGFGAATDYIAVYEREDITTLRATIEASRSAYRMAGIEPVDVDLAEVHDCFTIAEILAYEDLGFCRKGEGGKLIEEGQTYIGGKIPVNVSGGLKAKGHPIGATGTAQVYEIFKQLRNEAKERSRQVPGAEIGLTHNVGGSGGTCIVHIFGLRR
- the cofG gene encoding 7,8-didemethyl-8-hydroxy-5-deazariboflavin synthase CofG, with product MSEVIEVLTRCVEEDKDLTREDALLLAKAGANELPMLLSAALMIRLKHFGRLTTYSRKVFIPLTRMCRNQCAYCGFRVQAREPYMSMEKAMSIVKAGERLKAKEVLVSTGERPEEVHEEAKRALKLMGYSSTLEYVRDFEERVLRETNKMMAHTNIGVLTKSEMAELRPFNASMGLMLESISERLMEKGMPHEKSPSKDPRVRLRMIREAGELRIPFTTGILIGIGETWEERIDSLIAIKKVHEVYGNIQEVIVQNFMPEPGTPMSNHKPPSLLEVLKTIAIARLIFKGEVAVQAPPNLNPKAYHTYLLAGVSDWGGISPLTPDFVNIAYPWPKISSVKEVTEKMGFELRERLPVYPLFISKRWIPETLKERIESLVDEDGLVRRGEDAY
- the cofH gene encoding 5-amino-6-(D-ribitylamino)uracil--L-tyrosine 4-hydroxyphenyl transferase CofH translates to MPISLEILEKSLKDHDPEFSSIIEKALSCKAIDEKEALRLLNSSYEEALILALVADYVRRVCVGDIVTFVVNRNINFTNECVVLCPFCAYSKPVGSPDGYLLSVDEVVSKAYEAWKRGATEVCIQGAINPKVPPEYYFRVLKGIKEKIPEIHIHAFSPQEVHYIASSLEVHYREALKMLREAGLDSMPGTAAEILDDDVRKVIAPRKISTIQWIEIVREAHKLGIPTTATMMYGHVDGNEHRVRHMKIIRDIQSETKGFTEFVLLPFVHYKTKLYKEGVSRPGTTWLEDLKVHAVSRLFFLGYIRNIQASWVKLGPKMVQMMLQAGANDVGGTLMEENISRAAGSPYGTCMDVKELIELIRGIGRIPAQRTTTYEIIKVYNN
- a CDS encoding 2,5-diamino-6-(ribosylamino)-4(3H)-pyrimidinone 5'-phosphate reductase; protein product: MLLPRTVIFSTITIDGKIASKSRFSQLSCPHDLKRLHELRAQCDAVMVGANTVIIDDPSLRLKYVEGRNPDRIIVDGMLRTPLNARVYTLRTAKTLVLTTRMAPSDKVEKLRSMGVEVLLLAERPPINMRKAMEVLGSLGYKTIMVEGGGELIWYLFKNCVVNELRVTIAPYIFGGRESVSLVMGEGFSTTAESPIFKLRSIERCLCGNEIHLIYDVEYRVRDHDSKC
- a CDS encoding flavin reductase family protein, giving the protein MSQLRISEELYPRLTVLITTCSKDGSYNVATFSFIMPVSFEPKYLAFSISPFRQTFKNLKEVGEFVVNIPTEDMLQKVWICGTKSGKDVNKFDLARLEIIESKKVRPPRIKDCPIQLECKVEFMKEFGDHYIVVGKVVEEHVERGFFKPILHYSGKQFFKVGEMITA
- a CDS encoding histone deacetylase family protein, producing the protein MVKVVFDERFYNVYSSDPAATPGRMESIVNEIKGRFEFVSCSPASEDDVLLIHSRDHVERVKRLEQVYSMALLAAGGAIEAAQIALSGEAAFALIRPPGHHASRDHAWGFCYFNNIAIAVMKMLKMKKIRKALIVDFDLHFGDGTANVFSGSLEVKYFHLPCKPRTEQIAELKDFLEKQGEYDMLAVSAGFDRHERDWGRMLKTEDYYEIGRILRGFSLNKCKGVIFAALEGGYNHSVLGKSVRAFLEGLRDVS
- a CDS encoding 3-hydroxyacyl-CoA dehydrogenase encodes the protein MGLEIRSVCVIGAGLMGHGIAQVFAMNGYQVNLVDISDDILNKALEKIKWSLNKLAEKGALKEDVGSVMKRIRTTINLLDAVRDVDFVIEAVPERLDLKNKIFAEIDSVAPKHCIFCSNTSGLPITLMAEATKRPEKVIGMHWFNPPQLMRLVEVIKTKYSSDEALQIVFELSKRLGKTPILVKRDVRGFIANRVYGVIGNEALLMYLRGEAEPIEIDAACRYKLKLPLGPFELSDFTGSVDIRVSARALMEEILKRYPEWEPHKELLEFENATFKLIKERYDKGLLGVKTGQGFYKYPEPGKWVRPDIPEKYAEKIDPLEVVAPAINVSAWLIRNGIVTAQDIDTALKLGYNFPMGLLEYADAIGLDNVVKVLEAKAKKVKEPYAVIYKPDELLLKLVREGKLGKKSGEGFYKY
- a CDS encoding pyruvate formate lyase family protein, translating into MLWYTRVYQATERQPIGPCMRAALAFRETIRNMKIRIEDEELIVGCWTGKREAILLAISYRGIRSLS